A genomic stretch from Sebaldella sp. S0638 includes:
- a CDS encoding class II fructose-bisphosphate aldolase, which produces MPLLDMKSLLVKAQQGKYGVGAFSIANMEMIMGAVKAAEELNSPIILQIAEVRLNYSPLSLIGPMMIAAAENSKIPIAVHLDHGISIGKIEEALGLGFSSVMIDGSAYPLEKNIEITKAVMEKAGRYNATVEAEIGKVGGSEDGKEDHGMIYTDVKEALKFYADTKIDALAVAIGNAHGEYKGDPKLNFEILDSINKEVDIPLVLHGGSGISEKDFRRCIELGIHKINVATSTFNSVESAVRKAYTENNNRKIDYFKLHGAEIQGAYENVKMHIEIFNSKNKA; this is translated from the coding sequence ATGCCATTATTAGACATGAAAAGTCTGCTTGTTAAGGCACAGCAGGGAAAATACGGAGTGGGAGCTTTTAGCATAGCTAATATGGAAATGATAATGGGAGCAGTAAAAGCAGCCGAAGAGCTGAATTCACCCATTATACTCCAGATAGCAGAAGTCAGGTTAAACTATTCACCGTTAAGTCTTATCGGGCCTATGATGATAGCAGCTGCCGAAAATTCAAAAATACCAATAGCCGTGCATCTGGATCACGGAATAAGTATAGGAAAAATAGAAGAAGCACTGGGGCTGGGCTTTAGTTCTGTTATGATAGACGGGTCGGCATACCCTCTTGAAAAAAATATAGAAATAACAAAGGCAGTGATGGAAAAAGCCGGAAGGTATAATGCAACAGTGGAAGCTGAGATCGGAAAGGTCGGAGGAAGTGAAGACGGGAAAGAAGATCACGGAATGATTTATACTGATGTGAAGGAAGCTCTGAAATTTTATGCTGATACGAAGATTGATGCACTGGCAGTGGCAATAGGAAATGCACATGGAGAGTACAAAGGTGATCCGAAGCTGAATTTTGAGATTCTTGACAGCATAAATAAAGAAGTGGATATTCCCCTTGTTTTACACGGCGGTTCGGGGATAAGCGAAAAAGACTTCAGAAGGTGTATAGAACTTGGTATACATAAGATAAACGTAGCGACATCGACTTTTAATTCGGTGGAAAGTGCAGTAAGAAAGGCATATACAGAAAATAATAACAGAAAAATAGATTATTTTAAACTTCATGGTGCTGAAATACAAGGTGCTTATGAAAACGTGAAAATGCATATTGAGATATTTAACAGTAAAAATAAAGCCTGA
- a CDS encoding DeoR/GlpR family DNA-binding transcription regulator, with protein MKTHRIKNVEEYILKNESVSLDKLCDVFKVSKNTIRRDIKELLEKGKIKKIYGGVTINQKKLVPFEERNIKNHAEKKAAAEIAAAYINDGDIIFIDSGTTTMWLIDYLKNKNNITILTNNLSAIISALPYPNLNIISLGGTLKRKTNSFVGNSTSLVLKDYNISKAFMAATGISIARGATNSSVEEYELKKLIVEKSDEIFLLVDSSKFDIISLMTYSPLENLNYIITNKTPPKKYTDFFRKNKINLLIAEDKDKK; from the coding sequence ATGAAAACACATAGAATTAAAAATGTAGAAGAATACATATTAAAAAATGAATCTGTTTCACTGGATAAGCTATGTGATGTGTTTAAGGTTTCCAAAAACACTATTCGAAGAGATATTAAGGAGCTTTTAGAAAAAGGGAAAATAAAGAAAATATACGGCGGAGTCACAATAAATCAGAAAAAACTGGTTCCCTTTGAAGAAAGAAACATAAAAAACCATGCAGAAAAGAAAGCTGCCGCGGAAATAGCCGCTGCATATATAAACGACGGGGATATTATTTTTATTGATTCCGGTACCACTACCATGTGGCTTATTGATTATCTTAAAAATAAGAATAACATTACTATACTTACAAATAACCTGAGTGCTATTATTTCAGCGCTTCCATATCCGAATTTGAATATTATTTCACTTGGCGGTACTCTGAAAAGGAAAACAAATTCATTCGTAGGGAATTCTACTTCCCTTGTTTTGAAAGACTATAATATAAGTAAGGCTTTTATGGCTGCCACAGGTATTTCCATTGCACGCGGCGCAACGAATTCGTCAGTGGAAGAGTATGAGCTGAAAAAATTAATAGTAGAAAAAAGCGACGAGATTTTCCTGCTTGTAGATTCATCAAAATTTGACATTATTTCACTCATGACTTACTCACCGCTTGAGAATCTGAACTATATTATTACTAATAAAACCCCGCCGAAAAAATATACTGATTTTTTCAGAAAAAACAAAATAAACTTATTAATAGCAGAAGACAAAGACAAAAAATAG
- a CDS encoding bifunctional UDP-sugar hydrolase/5'-nucleotidase gives MRKIFKFLTVFFILSLFFNIYGVQNKKNTDAKKNIKITILYTNDLHANVDPFLFRAIDEKEKVGGFANITAFVKDVKKNRDTVFFFDAGDYFTGPAVSTLTEGEAIVDIVDTMGYDAIAVGNHEFDHGWKNALEKLKKYKTPVVLANIFIEESGQPFWDKPYVIIEKNGIKLGVIGIHGKFAFYDTITANAIKGLEARDEEEYLRKYIAEIKDKVDLIVVLAHEGTPARQSSKGTEDVARALKKDIELAGNVKGIDILITGHAHQGTPEALVAGNTLIVSTDAQGTEVGELELVLDSKTKKILSHTNKLNIIYDKNITADPETQQVIDKWNKIVDEKTKEVVGKTDITLTRSYGSESLLGNLIGDAIFASAVSKGEKPDFAVTNSGGIRADIEKGDITQKDVISAFPFPNALTVLTLNGKDVISMFEHAAGLTNGVLQVSHGLIMEYDPKKEAGNRITKLELNGKKIDPNKKYRIATNDFLANGGDGFSQFLSGTERNDINGYMMYNAIMDYLRDKKTVSPKLEGRVTAK, from the coding sequence ATGAGAAAAATTTTTAAATTTTTGACTGTTTTTTTTATTTTGTCTTTATTTTTCAATATTTATGGAGTACAGAATAAAAAAAATACTGACGCAAAAAAGAACATAAAGATAACAATACTTTACACAAATGATTTGCATGCTAATGTAGATCCTTTTTTATTTCGTGCAATAGATGAAAAAGAAAAGGTGGGCGGTTTTGCCAATATTACAGCTTTTGTTAAGGATGTAAAAAAGAATAGGGATACTGTGTTCTTTTTTGACGCCGGTGATTATTTTACAGGGCCGGCTGTCAGCACACTTACAGAAGGAGAAGCTATAGTTGATATAGTGGATACTATGGGATATGATGCTATTGCAGTAGGAAACCACGAATTTGACCACGGCTGGAAAAATGCTCTTGAAAAATTAAAAAAATATAAGACTCCTGTTGTTTTAGCCAATATATTTATAGAAGAAAGCGGTCAGCCGTTTTGGGATAAACCATATGTGATAATTGAGAAAAATGGAATAAAACTGGGAGTAATAGGAATCCATGGTAAATTTGCATTTTATGATACAATTACTGCTAATGCTATAAAGGGTTTGGAAGCAAGAGATGAAGAAGAATATTTAAGAAAGTACATCGCAGAGATAAAGGATAAAGTTGATTTAATAGTGGTTTTGGCTCACGAAGGAACCCCTGCAAGACAATCATCAAAAGGAACGGAAGATGTGGCAAGAGCCTTGAAAAAAGATATAGAACTTGCCGGAAATGTAAAGGGAATTGATATATTAATCACCGGGCATGCTCATCAGGGGACACCGGAAGCACTTGTAGCAGGAAATACTCTTATAGTATCTACAGACGCTCAGGGAACTGAAGTAGGAGAACTTGAACTGGTTCTTGATTCAAAAACAAAAAAAATACTATCTCATACAAACAAACTTAATATTATTTATGATAAAAATATAACTGCTGATCCTGAAACACAGCAGGTAATCGATAAATGGAATAAAATAGTTGACGAAAAAACAAAAGAAGTAGTAGGAAAAACAGATATCACGTTAACAAGATCGTATGGTTCGGAATCGCTTTTGGGAAATCTGATAGGTGATGCGATATTTGCCAGTGCTGTATCTAAAGGGGAAAAACCGGATTTTGCAGTTACGAACAGCGGCGGAATAAGAGCAGATATTGAAAAAGGAGATATTACTCAAAAAGATGTAATCAGCGCTTTTCCTTTTCCAAATGCATTAACTGTTCTTACTCTAAATGGAAAAGATGTTATTAGTATGTTTGAACATGCTGCCGGATTGACTAATGGCGTTCTTCAGGTGTCGCACGGACTTATAATGGAATATGATCCGAAAAAAGAAGCGGGAAACAGAATAACGAAACTGGAATTAAACGGTAAAAAAATAGATCCGAATAAAAAATACAGAATAGCAACAAATGATTTTCTTGCTAACGGAGGAGACGGGTTTTCGCAATTCTTATCCGGGACAGAGAGAAATGATATAAATGGTTACATGATGTATAATGCTATTATGGATTATCTGAGAGATAAAAAAACAGTATCTCCAAAACTGGAAGGAAGAGTAACCGCTAAATAG